From a single Populus trichocarpa isolate Nisqually-1 chromosome 17, P.trichocarpa_v4.1, whole genome shotgun sequence genomic region:
- the LOC7496626 gene encoding 26S proteasome non-ATPase regulatory subunit 1 homolog A, which produces MPETMVSSAGGLLAMLNESHPLLKQHALYNLNNFVDQFWPEISTSVPIIESLYEDDEFDLHQRQLAALLVSKVFYYLGELNDSLSYALGAGSLFDVSEDSDYVHTLLAKAIDEYASLKSKAAESNSDGADVDPRLEAIVERLLDKCIMDGKYQQAMGIAIECRRLDKLEEAIMKSDNVHGTLSYCINVSHSFVNRREYRLEVLQLLVNVYQKLPSPDYLSICQCLMFLDEPEGVASILEKLLRSGNKDEALLAFQIAFDLVENEHQAFLLNVRNRLPPPKSQISEPEQPKSLVPDSSQNENSSAPEDVQMTEGTSSSTVHEPDPSEVVYAERLTKIKGILSGEMSIQLTLQFLYSHNKSDLLILKTIKQSVEMRNSVCHSATIYANAIMHAGTTVDTFLRENLDWLSRATNWAKFSATAGLGVIHRGHLQQGRSLMAPYLPQGGAGAGGGGSPYSEGGALYALGLIHANHGEGIKQFLRESIRSTSVEVIQHGACLGLGLAALGTADEDIYDDFKSALYTDSAVAGEAAGISMGLLMVGTASEKASEMLAYAHDTQHEKIIRGLALGIALTVYGREEEADTLIEQMTRDQDPILRYGGMYALALAYSGTANNKAIRQLLHFAVSDVSDDVRRTAVLALGFVLYSEPEQTPRIVSLLSESYNPHVRYGAALAVGISCAGTGLSEAISLLEPLTSDVVDFVRQGALIAMAMVMVQMNEASDSRVGTFRRQLEKIILDKHEDTMSKMGAILASGILDAGGRNVTIRLLSKTKHDKITAVVGLAVFSQFWYWYPLIYFISLAFSPTAFIGLNYDLKVPKFEFISNAKPSLFEYPKPTTVPTMASAVKLPTAVLSTSVKAKARAKKEAEQKASLEKAAGAESSPAATTAGKGKASNEKDGDAMQVDGQPEKKAEPEPSHEILTNPARVVPTQEKFIKFMEDSRYVPVKSAPSGFVLLRDLQPTEPEVLSLTDTPSSTASPASGSATGQQGSASAMAVDEEPQPPQPFEYTS; this is translated from the exons AGAGAGCTTGtatgaagatgatgagtttgATCTGCATCAGAGGCAACTTGCCGCATTGCTTGTTTCTAAG GTTTTCTATTACTTGGGTGAACTTAATGACTCACTGTCGTATGCCCTTGGAGCTGGATCCCTCTTTGATGTTTCAGAGGATTCTGACTATGTTCATACTCTTCTTG CTAAGGCTATTGATGAGTATGCTAGCCTAAAGTCCAAGGCAGCTGAATCAAATTCTGATGGAGCTGATGTGGACCCTAGGCTGGAAGCAATTGTGGAGAGATTGCTAGACAA GTGCATCATGGATGGAAAGTACCAGCAAGCTATGGGAATTGCAATTGAATGCCGAAGATTAGATAAACTTGAGGAAGCTATCATGAAGAGTGATAATGTCCATGGAACTCTGTCCTATTGTATTAATGTTTCCCATTCATTCGTTAATCGCAGAGAGTATCGGCTTGAG GTCCTCCAGCTTCTTGTTAATGTATATCAAAAGCTGCCTTCTCCTGATTATTTGAGCATTTGTCAGTGTTTGATGTTCTTGGATGAGCCTGAAGGTGTAGCTAGCATATTGGAAAAACTTCTACGCTCAGGAAACAAGGATGAAGCTCTGTTGGCATTTCAAATAGCTTTTGATCTTGTGGAGAATGAGCATCAggcttttcttttaaatgttaGAAACCGCCTTCCACCTCCAAAGTCTCAAATTTCAGAGCCAGAACAGCCAAAATCCTTGGTTCCAGATTCATCTCAAAATGAAAATTCTAGTGCTCCAGAAGATGTTCAAATGACAGAAGGAACCTCATCTTCTACCGTGCATGAACCAGATCCAAGTGAAGTAGTGTATGCTGAGAGGCTGACAAAAATCAAGGGAATTTTGTCAGGAGAGATGTCAATACAGCTGACTTTGCAATTCCTATACAGTCATAATAA GTCCGACCTCCTTATATTGAAGACAATCAAGCAGTCTGTTGAGATGAGAAACAGTGTCTGTCATAGTGCAACTATTTATGCTAATGCAATTATGCATGCTGGAACAACTGTGGATACATTTCTCAGAGAAAATCTA GACTGGTTAAGCAGGGCGACAAATTGGGCCAAATTTAGTGCAACAGCAGGTCTTGGTGTCATCCACAGAGGTCACTTGCAGCAGGGCAGGTCACTGATGGCCCCTTACTTGCCTCAAggtggtgctggtgctggtggtggAGGTAGTCCATACTCAGAAGGTGGCGCTCTCTATGCTTTGGGACTCATTCATGCCAACCATGGCGAGGGCATAAAACAATTCCTTCGTGAAAGCATACGTAGCACCAGTGTGGAG GTTATTCAACATGGTGCATGCTTAGGTCTTGGTTTGGCAGCTCTGGGAACCGCTGATGAAGATATCTATGACGACTTCAAAAGTGCATTATATACTGATAGCGCTGTTGCTGGTGAAGCTGCTGGTATCAGCATGGGCTTGCTCATGGTTGGGACTGCAAGCGAAAAAGCTAGTGAGATGCTTGCATATGCGCATGATACACAACATGAGAAAATCATCAG GGGATTAGCATTGGGAATAGCCCTTACAGTTtatggaagagaagaagaagcagacaCGCTAATCGAGCAGATGACACGGGATCAAGATCCTATACTTCGTTATGGTGGCATGTATGCATTGGCATTGGCCTACAGTGGTACAGCAAACAACAAGGCCATTCGCCAGTTGCTGCACTTTGCTGTATCAGATGTGAGTGATGATGTCAGGAGGACTGCTGTTCTTGCACTTGGATTTGTCTTGTACTCTGAGCCAGAGCAG ACTCCTCGAATTGTCTCCTTGCTTTCAGAGTCATATAACCCACATGTACGATATGGTGCGGCTCTTGCAGTTGGCATCTCCTGTGCAGGCACTGGCTTGAGTGAGGCTATATCATTGCTAGAACCTTTGACGTCAGatgttgttgattttgttcGTCAAGGTGCCCTGATTGCAATGGCTATGGTCATGGTCCAGATGAATGAAGCCAGTGATTCTCGTGTTGGAACATTCAG ACGgcaattggaaaaaataattcttgacAAGCATGAAGACACAATGAGCAAGATGGGAGCAATCCTTGCTTCTGGAATACTTGATGCTGGTGGTAGGAATGTGACTATAAGATTGCTTTCCAAGACAAAGCATGATAAAATCACTGCTGTTGTTGGCCTTGCTGTTTTTAGCCAGTTTTGGTACTGGTATCCTCTTATCTATTTCATAAGCCTGGCATTCTCACCCACAGCTTTTATTGGACTCAACTATGACTTGAAAGTTCCAAAATTTGAGTTTATATCAAATGCAAAGCCTTCTCTGTTTGAGTATCCAAAACCTACTACCGTGCCTACCATGGCGTCTGCTGTCAAACTTCCTACTGCAGTTCTGTCAACATCAGTGAAGGCCAAAGCTAGGGCCAAGAAAGAAGCAGAGCAGAAAGCTAGTTTAGAAAAGGCGGCAGGAGCTGAGTCTTCACCTGCAGCAACAACTGCTGGAAAAGGAAAAGCATCTAATGAGAAGGATGGGGATGCTATGCAG GTTGATGGGCAACCAGAGAAGAAAGCAGAGCCCGAGCCTTCTCATGAGATTTTGACAAACCCAGCCAGGGTTGTTCCTACCCAggagaaatttattaaatttatggaGGATAGCAGATATGTGCCGGTGAAGTCAGCACCTTCAGGGTTTGTTCTCTTGAGAGACCTGCAACCAACTGAGCCCGAAGTGCTTTCTCTTACAGATACACCTTCATCTACAGCATCACCCGCTAGCGGTTCAGCCACAGGACAGCAAGGTTCAGCATCAGCCATGGCAGTTGATGAGGAACCCCAGCCTCCACAGCCTTTTGAGTACACCTCGTAA
- the LOC7461284 gene encoding transcription factor FAMA isoform X1, which translates to MLFCSELDYLQASFAGLDYSLDHHLHQQQHHHELTKPRIGETSGDDDSNNGMIYYMLNNPHQHQPQMSSGFCTSTSFDKLSLADVMQFADFGPTLALNQTKISEEEIGIDPVYFLKFPVLNDKIEEQSLMVPQLGRENDERFTGVSSDENREGMAGEEGGVREDEEARLSDNNSVQLQLLGDQDLQNKNSKPGSKNKRKRPRTIKTSEEVESQRMTHIAVERNRRKQMNEHLRVLRSFMPGSYVQRGDQASIIGGAIEFVRELEQLLQCLESQKRRRLMEDSAVAIQQPHPPFFPPMPLPNDQMKTLDLETELREETAENKSCLADVEVKLVGFDAMIKILSRRRPGQLSKTIAALEDLQLNIHDTNITTIEQTVLYSFNVKIESESRFTAEDIASSVQHAFTFIHANSSM; encoded by the exons ATGTTATTTTGCTCTGAGCTTGACTACTTGCAGGCAAGTTTTGCTGGGCTAGATTACTCTCTAgaccatcatcttcatcaacaacaacaccaCCACGAACTCACGAAGCCGCGGATAGGTGAAACTTCTGGTGATGATGACAGCAACAATGGGATGATTTATTATATGCTCAATAATCCTCATCAACATCAACCACAAATGTCATCTGGGTTTTGTACTTCTACTTCTTTCGATAAATTGAGCTTAGCTGATGTGATGCAATTTGCAGACTTTGGGCCTACGTTGGCCTTAAATCAAACCAAGATATCTGAGGAAGAAATTGGGATCGATCCAGTTTACTTCCTAAAGTTTCCGGTTTTGAACGACAAGATTGAGGAACAATCTCTAATGGTCCCTCAACTAGGTAGAGAAAATGATGAGAGGTTTACAGGAGTGAGTAGTGATGAAAACAGGGAAGGAATGGCGGGGGAAGAGGGGGGTGTTAGGGAAGATGAAGAAGCTAGGCTTTCGGATAATAACTCGGTGCAACTTCAGTTGCTTGGAGATCAAGATCTTCAAAACAAGAACTCTAAACCAGGATCGAAGAACAAGCGAAAAAGACCAAGAACTATCAAGACAAGTGAGGAAGTGGAGAGCCAAAGAATGACTCATATTGCAGTTGAAAGAAATCGAAGAAAGCAAATGAATGAACATCTTCGAGTCTTGAGGTCTTTCATGCCAGGATCTTATGTACAAAGG GGAGATCAAGCTTCAATAATTGGTGGAGCGATAGAGTTCGTTAGAGAATTGGAGCAACTACTTCAATGCCTAGAATCCCAGAAGCGGCGAAGACTAATGGAGGATTCCGCTGTTGCAATCCAACAACCTCATCCTCCATTCTTTCCTCCTATGCCTCTACCAAATGATCAAATGAAGACTCTGGATCTCGAGACTGAACTCCGTGAAGAAACCGCTGAGAACAAGTCTTGCTTGGCTGATGTTGAAGTGAAGCTTGTAGGGTTTGATGCAATGATCAAGATCCTCTCTAGGAGAAGGCCAGGTCAGCTGAGTAAGACCATTGCAGCACTGGAAGATTTGCAGCTTAACATACACGACACCAACATTACCACCATTGAACAAACTGTTCTCTATTCATTTAATGTCAAG ATTGAAAGTGAATCTAGGTTCACAGCAGAAGACATAGCAAGCTCAGTTCAACATGCATTCACTTTCATCCATGCAAACAGCAGCATGTGA
- the LOC7461284 gene encoding transcription factor FAMA isoform X2, whose product MDKDENYSASFAGLDYSLDHHLHQQQHHHELTKPRIGETSGDDDSNNGMIYYMLNNPHQHQPQMSSGFCTSTSFDKLSLADVMQFADFGPTLALNQTKISEEEIGIDPVYFLKFPVLNDKIEEQSLMVPQLGRENDERFTGVSSDENREGMAGEEGGVREDEEARLSDNNSVQLQLLGDQDLQNKNSKPGSKNKRKRPRTIKTSEEVESQRMTHIAVERNRRKQMNEHLRVLRSFMPGSYVQRGDQASIIGGAIEFVRELEQLLQCLESQKRRRLMEDSAVAIQQPHPPFFPPMPLPNDQMKTLDLETELREETAENKSCLADVEVKLVGFDAMIKILSRRRPGQLSKTIAALEDLQLNIHDTNITTIEQTVLYSFNVKIESESRFTAEDIASSVQHAFTFIHANSSM is encoded by the exons ATGGATAAAGACGAGAACTACTCG GCAAGTTTTGCTGGGCTAGATTACTCTCTAgaccatcatcttcatcaacaacaacaccaCCACGAACTCACGAAGCCGCGGATAGGTGAAACTTCTGGTGATGATGACAGCAACAATGGGATGATTTATTATATGCTCAATAATCCTCATCAACATCAACCACAAATGTCATCTGGGTTTTGTACTTCTACTTCTTTCGATAAATTGAGCTTAGCTGATGTGATGCAATTTGCAGACTTTGGGCCTACGTTGGCCTTAAATCAAACCAAGATATCTGAGGAAGAAATTGGGATCGATCCAGTTTACTTCCTAAAGTTTCCGGTTTTGAACGACAAGATTGAGGAACAATCTCTAATGGTCCCTCAACTAGGTAGAGAAAATGATGAGAGGTTTACAGGAGTGAGTAGTGATGAAAACAGGGAAGGAATGGCGGGGGAAGAGGGGGGTGTTAGGGAAGATGAAGAAGCTAGGCTTTCGGATAATAACTCGGTGCAACTTCAGTTGCTTGGAGATCAAGATCTTCAAAACAAGAACTCTAAACCAGGATCGAAGAACAAGCGAAAAAGACCAAGAACTATCAAGACAAGTGAGGAAGTGGAGAGCCAAAGAATGACTCATATTGCAGTTGAAAGAAATCGAAGAAAGCAAATGAATGAACATCTTCGAGTCTTGAGGTCTTTCATGCCAGGATCTTATGTACAAAGG GGAGATCAAGCTTCAATAATTGGTGGAGCGATAGAGTTCGTTAGAGAATTGGAGCAACTACTTCAATGCCTAGAATCCCAGAAGCGGCGAAGACTAATGGAGGATTCCGCTGTTGCAATCCAACAACCTCATCCTCCATTCTTTCCTCCTATGCCTCTACCAAATGATCAAATGAAGACTCTGGATCTCGAGACTGAACTCCGTGAAGAAACCGCTGAGAACAAGTCTTGCTTGGCTGATGTTGAAGTGAAGCTTGTAGGGTTTGATGCAATGATCAAGATCCTCTCTAGGAGAAGGCCAGGTCAGCTGAGTAAGACCATTGCAGCACTGGAAGATTTGCAGCTTAACATACACGACACCAACATTACCACCATTGAACAAACTGTTCTCTATTCATTTAATGTCAAG ATTGAAAGTGAATCTAGGTTCACAGCAGAAGACATAGCAAGCTCAGTTCAACATGCATTCACTTTCATCCATGCAAACAGCAGCATGTGA